One genomic segment of Ictalurus punctatus breed USDA103 chromosome 12, Coco_2.0, whole genome shotgun sequence includes these proteins:
- the LOC108273005 gene encoding uncharacterized protein LOC108273005, with translation MTQLYSSEVVLKNTAEAVIVPLKGGISTLNKVYQALIKADVDPVTGQCSNYDYIRQQIVQAHQLLEQSEQTASSGLKSLDENLERLTQDEGNLEREINHTKNTLENLRTEQASNEKLLRDFQGALELARTNLNSTKQTLQDQENRKHNAEIVTGVGAGLFLIPGVGWIAGAAMVTGGAVEINQSAHAIREAEDEVRKSDTEVKKYQCKVSEYESKISQTRRDISEKDDKLKQTHEEIQKVKKQIESVAEFQEKMRSAVHLLDVLSGRASVAEHQTRRFILQEPVMKVMEDVMKATEKITGNELLYNNDMPKLLNQLKENSQRLTDICASENSSKNKTT, from the exons ATGACCCAGCTTTATTCATCTGA AGTTGTGTTGAAGAACACAGCGGAGGCTGTTATTGTTCCATTAAAAGGTGGCATCTCCACCCTGAATAAAGTCTACCAGGCCCTGATTAAAGCAGATGTAGATCCTGTTACTGGGCAATGCTCCAACTATGACTACATCAGACAGCAGATAGTGCAGGCTCATCAACTCCTGGAGCAGTCCGAACAGACGGCCAGTTCAGGGTTAAAGAGTCTGGATGAAAACTTGGAGAGACTTACACAAGATGAGGGAAACCTGGAACGTGAGATCAATCATACAAAAAACACCTTAGAGAACTTGAGAACAGAGCAGGCATCCAATGAAAAATTACTCAGAGATTTTCAGGGAGCTCTGGAGCTGGCCAGGACAAATCTgaattcaacaaaacagacactTCAGGATCAGGAAAACAGGAAACACAATGCTGAAATAGTCACAGGTGTTGGGGCGGGGCTGTTTTTAATACCAGGTGTTGGATGGATTGCAG GTGCTGCCATGGTTACTGGTGGTGCAGttgaaataaatcaatcagcGCATGCTATCAGAGAGGCTGAAGATGAAGTGAGAAAGTCTGATACTGAAGTGAAAAAATATCAATGTAAAGTGTCCGAGTACGAGTCCAAGATTTCCCAGACCAGGCGTGACATCAGCGAGAAAGATGACAAGCTGAAGCAGACGCATGAAGAAATCCAGAAGGTGAAGAAGCAGATCGAGTCTGTAGCTGAGTTCCAGGAGAAAATGAGAAGTGCCGTCCACCTCCTGGATGTTCTGAGCGGGAGGGCCAGCGTGGCTGAACATCAGACTCGCAGATTCATCCTTCAGGAGCctgtgatgaaggtgatggaggATGTGATGAAGGCCACAGAGAAAATCACAGGAAATGAGCTTCTCTACAACAATGACATGCCAAAGCTACTCAATCAGCTGAAGGAGAACAGCCAGCGATTGACAGACATCTGTGCCTCGGAGAACAGCTCTAAGAATAAAACCACTTAA
- the il2rb gene encoding interleukin-2 receptor subunit beta: MWTVILFLLLPGDAQSDHTHSELSCVNDYMTNISCTWNHTAWLTGQNCHLQVTRGRKSEKTKSICSLNTTRSCWINVSSKFSFSDTIGLDVFCNKIWRDGVKMYRPGHHVKLRPPEQPNVTGNIVTWSKGVNFPQFITKYVFELQIKVKQQNWKEVKPRRVDGTYVLLDGDSVCVGECEARVRVRPIEPTTEDQINGSWSDWSPAVTWRSEAIVNIQGTHKKETSSIPHPAVVGMLVGFVALILTVLILIPLSVFGHKCGLKVGCEHVPDPSKYFQPLIIEHKGNFQEWLGPQHSVSLCLPPQSCDCEISPVDEVSEAWDDPLAGNTSMLIYANYAATLHQEVSDDSQLSSGVSNMGYFYSEHQPGSVCLDSCPVYFTYHPEVGALQSSTSYERLQGAALANLDSGFGMEAEKEEADEEEQEDDTEKGQEKESRGVNMQHLVSFVLSLPESANVTIPPSFAELTSWHEESESSGISRNTESPDGTVARASSMVVQPCSSGYLTLKEMQKYSNKSI, from the exons ATGTGGACTGTAATACTTTTCCTTCTATTACCTGGAGACGCTCAGTCcgatcacacacactctg AATTGTCGTGTGTAAATGACTACATGACAAACATCTCGTGTACGTGGAACCACACTGCGTGGCTCACAGGCCAGAACTGCCATCTTCAGGTGACCAGAGGCAGAAAAAGTGAAAA aaCTAAATCTATCTGTTCCTTGAACACCACAAGAAGCTGCTGGATTAACGTGTCATCC aaattCTCCTTTTCTGACACGATTGGTTTGGACGTGTTCTGTAACAAGATCTGGAGGGACGGTGTGAAGATGTACCGCCCCGGCCACCATG TTAAGCTCCGCCCTCCTGAGCAGCCGAATGTTACTGGGAACATTGTGACATGGAGTAAAGGAGTTAACTTCCCCCAGTTCATCACGAAATATGTGTTCGAGCTGCAGATCAAAGTCAAGCAACAGAACTGGAag gaAGTTAAACCGAGGCGTGTGGATGGCACATATGTGCTGTTGGATGGCgactcagtgtgtgtgggggagtgtGAGGCACGAGTACGTGTGAGACCAATCGAACCAACAACAGAGGACCAGATCAACGGCTCCTGGAGTGACTGGAGCCCTGCCGTAACCTGGAGGTCAGAGGCCATTGTGAACATACAGGGGACACATAAAAAGGAGACGAGCAGCATCCCTCACCCAGCAGTCGTAG GAATGCTGGTGGGGTTTGTAGCACTCATCCTCACTGTCCTCATCCTCATTCCACTCTCTGTCTTCGGACACAAATG TGGGCTGAAGGTGGGCTGTGAGCACGTTCCTGACCCCTCCAAATACTTTCAGCCTCTCATTATTGAGCACAAAGGAAACTTTCAG GAATGGCTGGGTCCTCAGCACTCGGTTTCGTTGTGCCTTCCTCCTCAATCATGTGACTGCGAAATCTCTCCCGTTGATGAAGTCTCTGAAGCATGGGACGACCCTCTGGCTGGCAACACATCTATGCTCATCTATGCTAATTATGCAGCGACTTTGCACCAAGAAGTGAGTGATGACAGTCAGCTGTCGTCCGGCGTCTCTAACATGGGGTACTTCTACAGCGAGCACCAGCCAGGCTCCGTGTGCCTAGACTCCTGCCCCGTCTACTTCACTTACCATCCTGAAGTTGGTGCCCTCCAGTCCAGTACGTCTTACGAGCGCCTGCAGGGGGCAGCACTGGCGAACCTGGACTCCGGCTTTGGCATGGAAGCAGAAAAAGAAGAGGCTGATGAGGAAGAACAAGAAGACGACACAGAAAAAGGACAGGAGAAGGAAAGCCGTGGGGTCAACATGCAGCACCTGGTCTCGTTCGTTTTGTCCTTGCCGGAGAGTGCAAACGTCACTATCCCACCATCCTTCGCAGAGCTCACATCCTGGCACGAGGAGTCCGAATCTTCTGGAATCAGTAGGAACACCGAGTCTCCGGATGGCACTGTGGCTCGAGCCTCATCCATGGTGGTGCAGCCGTGCAGCAGCGGCTATTTAACCCTGAAGGAGATGCAGAAATACAGCAACAAATCCATCTGA
- the LOC108272983 gene encoding uncharacterized protein LOC108272983: protein MDSQIAKKNQSLTTAEEMRNQTKLVMQPYANWEEYLTPAPLAIAILGELVFISSKDDFSINKNPPKDGYKYIRYPDSFRACLMQVCNSGWWAFNEAHKNMDQIRLHTMAVPDYMKTAVKILFQGNDEVVQAHLPDQLENIHVIAVDCLELANSTEKRFTDVINIIQELLEACVNAEYFYGEELDAIKKKLNVAKLQKLSAKNEAKGLKKAMEAMEEQLKEAHEIYNKAMDSLPSGWEMIGMDLAAGLTESITSLVNGAIAISRQVPDHFEALKNISDTKNYITSQESAVDGFDVINIYSKSAEILMCTEFVQKFVKENTINWKDLYGQKNKVTVTAFQADQFKRIKESLEKSPKCQEKEKAQNMCDEGIEICKELAKYAPEGKCEDAKTNELIERIRNLIKSARSFDSESKDITKSPALAPKPPMMYKEESKFDKMRASERASNNARFRIEQSHAQLDKTRGIYNKGVENMEKNQKELTDILINMRNCKVKEIDFKTTIKMLVKGMDAMGRVKEQWEKMVRFFQMVSNIVKISLTRTLKDFLSTSEKTKDLCYNSKLFSKDLLYNQAFQATNIANLVYMISTTYTEVSTNHLMDRVSSLGKLMAMDKEKPEFLSERQQLQNSCDEAQKAILRLVLKNKDEFERKSAARLEKIDKELLAILPAAAPEEIKSIQEAVKSGFTEEEEASYY from the coding sequence ATGGATTCCCAAATTGCAAAGAAAAATCAAAGCCTCACCACAGCAGAGGAGATGAGAAACCAGACCAAGCTTGTGATGCAGCCTTACGCCAACTGGGAGGAGTATCTGACTCCTGCTCCACTAGCCATAGCCATCCTGGGAGAGCTGGTCTTCATCTCCTCCAAAGATGATTTCTCCATTAACAAGAACCCACCTAAAGATGGCTACAAGTACATCAGATACCCAGATTCATTTCGTGCCTGCCTCATGCAGGTGTGTAACTCTGGCTGGTGGGCTTTCAACGAGGCCCATAAGAACATGGATCAGATTAGACTCCACACCATGGCAGTTCCAGATTACATGAAGACGGCTGTGAAGATCCTGTTCCAAGGCAATGATGAGGTTGTACAAGCCCACCTCCCTGATCAGCTGGAGAACATTCATGTCATTGCAGTTGACTGTCTTGAGTTGGCCAATTCAACAGAAAAGCGGTTCACTGATGTCATCAATATTATACAAGAACTGCTGGAAGCATGTGTAAATGCTGAGTACTTTTATGGGGAAGAGCTGGATGCTATCAAGAAGAAACTGAATGTGGCCAAGTTGCAGAAGCTGTCAGCAAAAAATGAGGCTAAAGGCTTAAAGAAGGCAATGGAAGCCATGGAAGAGCAACTTAAGGAAGCACATGAAATTTACAACAAAGCAATGGATTCACTACCCAGTGGATGGGAAATGATAGGTATGGATCTTGCTGCAGGCTTGACTGAGAGCATCACATCTCTTGTTAATGGAGCAATAGCCATTTCCAGGCAAGTGCCAGATCACTTTGAAGCTCtcaaaaacatttctgataCGAAGAATTACATTACAAGTCAAGAATCTGCTGTTGATGGTTTTgatgtaattaatatatatagCAAGTCAGCAGAAATCCTGATGTGCACAGAGtttgttcaaaagtttgtgaaGGAGAACACGATTAACTGGAAAGATTTGTATGGTCAAAAGAATAAAGTTACAGTAACAGCTTTCCAGGCAGATCAATTCAAAAGAATCAAGGAGAGTTTAGAAAAAAGCCCAAAATGccaagaaaaagagaaagccCAAAACATGTGTGACGAGGGCATTGAGATCTGTAAAGAACTAGCAAAGTATGCACCAGAGGGGAAATGTGAAGATGCCAAAACAAATGAGCTGATTGAAAGGATCAGAAACCTGATTAAATCAGCTCGCAGTTTCGACAGCGAAAGTAAAGACATCACAAAGTCTCCTGCCCTGGCTCCCAAACCACCAATGATGTATAAAGAAGAAAGTAAATTTGACAAAATGAGAGCTTCAGAAAGGGCATCAAACAATGCTAGGTTCCGCATAGAGCAGAGCCACGCTCAACTGGACAAGACCAGAGGGATCTATAACAAGGGTGTAGAGAACATGGAGAAGAACCAAAAGGAGCTGACTGATATCCTGATCAACATGAGGAACTGCAAGGTCAAGGAGATAGACTTTAAAACCACCATAAAAATGCTGGTCAAAGGTATGGATGCCATGGGGAGAGTGAAGGAGCAGTGGGAGAAGATGGTTCGCTTCTTTCAGATGGTGTCCAACATTGTGAAAATCAGCCTGACCAGAACCCTTAAAGATTTTCTTTCCACATCAGAGAAGACCAAAGATCTTTGCTACAACTCAAAGCTCTTCTCCAAGGATCTGCTCTACAATCAAGCCTTTCAAGCCACTAACATCGCCAACCTTGTCTACATGATCTCTACAACCTACACCGAGGTGTCCACCAACCACCTAATGGATCGTGTCAGCTCTCTGGGGAAACTGATGGCCATGGACAAGGAAAAGCCAGAGTTTCTTTCTGAGCGTCAGCAGTTACAGAACTCCTGTGATGAGGCTCAGAAAGCCATCTTACGCCTTGTGCTCAAGAACAAGGATGAGTTTGAAAGGAAGAGTGCTGCAAGACTGGAGAAGATTGATAAAGAGCTGCTCGCCATTCTGCCTGCTGCTGCTCCAGAAGAGATAAAGAGCATTCAAGAAGCTGTTAAAAGTGGATTCacagaggaagaggaagcaAGTTACTACTGA